From the genome of Nicotiana sylvestris chromosome 2, ASM39365v2, whole genome shotgun sequence, one region includes:
- the LOC104215126 gene encoding LOW QUALITY PROTEIN: myosin-9-like (The sequence of the model RefSeq protein was modified relative to this genomic sequence to represent the inferred CDS: substituted 1 base at 1 genomic stop codon), whose translation MERXNCMQSTPVNIIVGSHVWIEDQSVAWIDGQVSQINGQDVQVQTSDGRTVTANLSKIYPKDEDAPAGGVDDMTKLSYLHEPGVLQNLAARYQLNEIYTYTGSILIAINPFQRLPHLYDRHMMEQYKGAPLGELSPHVFAIADAAYRQMINEGKSNSILVSGESGAGKTETTKMLMQYLAYLGGRKGTEGRTVEQQVLESNPVLEAFGNAKTVRNNNSSRFGKFVEIQFDKSGRISGAAIRTYLLERSRVCQVSDPERNYHCFYLLCAAPQEEVEKYKLGNPKSFHYLNQSNCYELVGVSDAQDYLATRRAMDIVGISEKEQEAIFRVVASVLHLGNINFSKGQEIDSSVLKDDKSKFHLQTVAELLACDLNDLEDALLKRVMVTPEEVIKRSLDPNGAAVSRDGLAKTIYSRLFDWLVDKINNSIGQDPNSKSLIGVLDIYGFESFKLNSFEQFCINFTNEKLQQHFNQHVFKMEQEEYTKEEIDWSYIEFVDNQDVLDLIEKKPGGIIALLDEACMFPKSTHETFSQKLYQTFKSHKRFVKPKLSRTDFTIAHYAGEVQYQSDQFLDKNKDYVVPEHQDLLSASKCSFVAGLFPPVAEEATKSSAKSSKFSSIGSRFKLQLTSLMETLNSTEPHYIRCVKPNNQLKPAIFENVNILQQLRCGGVLEAIRISCAGYPTRKTFFEFLNRFGLLAPEVLEGHADEKVACTKILEKMGLAGSQIGKTKVFLRAGQMAELDSHRAQKLATAAKTIQRKIRTHIARKYFLALQKAAICLQSSCRGRLACKLYDNMKRQAASIRIQTKLRGHLARKSYTRLKINVIALQTGIRATAARKEFRYKRQTKAAIIIQAHWHGHRAFSYYKKLIIASIVTQCRWRGRVAKKELRKLKMAARETGALKEAKDKLEKQVEELTWRLQLEKRLRTDLEEAKGQEIAKLKNSLEEVQSKVDQTNALLVKERETAQKAIEEATSIVEEKPVLVEDTEKIDALNAEVETLNVLLQSEKQRADDSERKCAEAQESSEEKHKKLEETEKKVQQLQESVSRLEEKLTNLESENKVLRQQALTMAQNNKLLSGRSRSSIQRTESTRSSNVDLHSTSFSRESSEVEGRPQKSLNDKQQEYQDLLIRCIAQHLGFSKGRPVAACIIYKCLRQWRSFEVERTSIFDRVIQTIGQAIETQDNNDMLAYWLSNASTLLLLLQRTLKAGGAAGMTPQHRRSSSASLFGRMTQSFRGTPQGVNLSLIDGDSAGGADSLRQVEAKYPALLFKQQLTAYVEKIYGMIRDNLKKEISPLLGLCIQAPRISRAGLLKGSTARTLANAAAQEILIAHWQGIVKSLANFLNILKVNHVPPFLVRKVFTQVFSFINVQLFNSLLLRRECCSFSNGEYVKTGLAELEHWCYKATDEYAGLAWEELKHIRQAIGFLVIHQKPKKTLDEISHDLCPVLSIQQLYRISTMYWDDKYGTHSLSPDVISNMRVLMTEDSNNAVSNSFLLDDDSSIPFSIDDLSKSMDQIDIADIEPPPLIRENSGFSFLLPRAD comes from the exons ATGGAAAGGTAAAACTGTATGCAGAGCACTCCAGTAAATATCATTGTAGGTTCTCATGTATGGATTGAGGATCAATCAGTTGCTTGGATTGATGGACAAGTGTCACAGATTAATGGACAGGATGTTCAGGTCCAGACATCTGATGGGAGGACG GTTACAGCAAATTTATCAAAAATATATCCCAAAGATGAAGATGCTCCTGCTGGCGGAGTCGATGACATGACCAAGTTATCTTATTTGCATGAGCCTGGCGTCTTGCAGAATTTGGCTGCAAGATATCAACTCAATGAAATCTAT ACTTATACTGGAAGTATTCTCATCGCCATCAATCCATTCCAAAGGCTGCCCCATCTATACGATCGCCACATGATGGAACAATACAAGGGAGCCCCGCTTGGCGAACTAAGTCCTCATGTCTTTGCTATTGCTGATGCCGCTTACAG GCAAATGATCAATGAAGGTAAAAGCAATTCTATATTGGTCAGTGGTGAAAGTGGGGCTGGTAAGACTGAAACTACTAAAATGCTTATGCAATACCTTGCTTATTTGGGTGGCCGTAAAGGCACTGAAGGGCGAACTGTCGAGCAGCAAGTTCTAGAG TCAAATCCAGTACTTGAAGCATTTGGCAATGCCAAAACAGTTAGAAATAACAATTCAAG TCGTTTTGGTAAATTTGTGGAGATTCAGTTTGACAAAAGTGGAAGAATATCTGGTGCAGCTATTAGAACTTACCTCCTTGAAAGATCTCGTGTTTGCCAAGTTTCAGATCCTGAACGCAACTATCATTGTTTCTACCTTCTATGTGCAGCACCCCAGGAG GAGGTTGAAAAGTATAAGTTGGGGAATCCTAAATCATTTCACTATCTTAATCAATCGAATTGCTACGAACTAGTTGGTGTAAGTGATGCTCAAGATTATCTTGCAACAAGGAGGGCCATGGATATTGTTGGCATTAGTGAGAAAGAGCAG GAAGCAATTTTTAGAGTAGTGGCTTCTGTTCTTCATCTTGGTAATATTAACTTTTCAAAGGGCCAAGAAATTGACTCATCAGTTTTAAAAGATGACAAATCTAAGTTCCATCTTCAGACTGTTGCTGAGCTTCTGGC GTGTGATCTTAATGATTTGGAAGATGCGCTATTGAAACGTGTAATGGTCACACCTGAAGAAGTTATAAAGAGAAGTCTTGATCCTAATGGTGCAGCAGTTAGTAGAGATGGGCTTGCTAAAACGATATATTCTCGCTTATTTGACTG GTTGGTGGACAAAATAAATAACTCGATTGGTCAAGATCCGAACTCAAAATCTCTAATTGGTGTTCTTGACATTTATGGTTTTGAAAGTTTTAAACTTAATAG TTTTGAACAATTCTGCATTAATTTCACAAATGAGAAGCTGCAGCAACATTTTAACCAG CACGTGTTCAAGATGGAGCAGGAGGAATACACTAAAGAAGAGATTGATTGGAGCTACATAGAATTTGTGGACAATCAAGATGTTCTGGATCTTATTGAAAAG AAACCTGGAGGTATCATCGCTCTTCTTGATGAAGCCTG TATGTTCCCCAAGTCAACTCATGAAACATTCTCTCAGAAGCTTTATCAGACATTCAAGTCCCACAAACGATTTGTCAAACCAAAACTGTCCCGCACTGATTTTACCATTGCTCATTATGCTGGAGAG GTTCAATACCAGTCTGATCAATTTTTGGATAAGAACAAAGACTATGTTGTTCCTGAGCATCAAGATTTGTTGAGTGCTTCCAAATGCTCATTTGTAGCTGGCCTCTTCCCTCCTGTTGCTGAGGAGGCAACTAAATCATCAGCCAAATCGTCGAAGTTCTCATCCATCGGTTCCCGTTTTAAG TTACAACTTACATCTTTGATGGAAACTCTGAATTCTACGGAACCTCATTATATCAGATGTGTGAAGCCCAACAATCAATTGAAACCTGCAATTTTTGAGAATGTTAACATTTTGCAGCAACTGCGTTGTGGT GGTGTTCTAGAAGCAATTAGAATTAGCTGTGCTGGTTACCCTACCCGTAAGACATTCTTTGAGTTTCTAAACCGATTTGGTCTTCTTGCTCCAGAGGTCTTGGAAGGACA TGCCGATGAAAAAGTTGCATGCACAAAGATTCTGGAAAAGATGGGGCTCGCTGGTTCTCAG ATCGGAAAAACGAAAGTTTTTCTCAGAGCTGGTCAGATGGCTGAGCTGGATTCACACAGAGCACAGAAACTAGCCACTGCAGCTAAGACAATCCAAAGGAAAATTAGAACTCATATCGCTCGGAAATACTTTCTTGCTTTGCAGAAGGCTGCAATTTGCTTACAATCCTCATGCCGAG GGAGGCTTGCTTGCAAATTGTATGACAATATGAAAAGACAAGCTGCTTCTATCAGAATCCAGACAAAATTGCGCGGACACTTGGCCCGAAAGTCCTATACTAGACTCAAAATTAATGTCATTGCTCTTCAGACAGGAATTCGAGCGACAGCTGCACGAAAGGAATTCAGATATAAAAGACAAACTAAAGCAgcaattattatacaa GCACATTGGCATGGACACAGAGCCTTTTCATACTACAAGAAACTCATAATTGCATCAATTGTAACACAATGCAGATGGAGGGGAAGGGTTGCAAAGAAAGAGCTTCGGAAACTAAAGATG GCTGCAAGAGAAACAGGTGCACTAAAAGAAGCAAAGGATAAGCTTGAAAAACAGGTTGAAGAACTTACATGGCGTCTGCAGTTGGAGAAACGTCTAAGG ACGGACTTGGAAGAAGCAAAGGGCCAGGAAATAGCAAAGTTGAAGAATTCCCTGGAAGAAGTGCAAAGCAAAGTGGATCAAACCAATGCACTGCTCGTCAAGGAACGTGAGACTGCTCAGAAAGCAATTGAAGAAGCCACCTCGATCGTGGAAGAGAAGCCGGTTCTTGTCGAGGATACAGAAAAGATTGACGCTTTAAATGCAGAAGTGGAAACTTTAAAT GTATTATTGCAATCGGAAAAGCAACGTGCTGATGATTCTGAGAGGAAATGTGCTGAAGCTCAAGAATCAAGTGAAGAaaagcacaagaagttggaagaAACTGAAAAAAAAGTTCAACAACTTCAGGAATCAGTGAGCAG GCTTGAAGAAAAGCTCACCAACTTAGAGTCGGAAAATAAAGTACTTCGCCAACAGGCTCTGACAATGGCACAGAATAATAAATTGCTGTCTGGACGATCAAGATCGAGTATTCAG AGGACCGAGAGCACAAGAAGTAGTAACGTA GATCTGCATAGCACTTCATTTTCAAGGGAAAGTTCCGAGGTCGAGGGAAGACCACAGAAATCACTTAATGATAAACAACAGGAGTATCAGGACTTGCTCATCCGGTGTATTGCACAGCACCTTGGCTTCTCTAAGGGCAGACCTGTTGCGGCCTGCATTATTTACAAGTGCCTTAGGCAGTGGCGATCGTTCGAAGTTGAGCGAACCAGTATCTTTGACAGGGTAATACAAACCATTGGCCAAGCTATTGAG ACTCAGGACAACAATGATATGTTAGCCTATTGGCTATCCAATGCATCTACTTTGTTGCTTCTGCTGCAACGTACGTTGAAAGCTGGTGGTGCTGCTGGGATGACCCCACAGCACAGGCGATCGTCATCAGCCTCTTTATTTGGGAGAATGACACAG AGCTTTCGTGGAACCCCTCAAGGTGTCAATCTTTCTCTCATTGATGGTGATTCGGCTGGTGGAGCGGATAGCTTGCGCCAAGTTGAAGCCAAATATCCTGCTTTGTTGTTTAAACAGCAGCTAACAGCATATGTGGAAAAGATTTATGGAATGATCCGTGATAATCTTAAGAAAGAGATTTCTCCACTGCTGGGGTTGTGCATTCAG GCACCAAGAATATCCAGAGCAGGTTTACTTAAAGGGTCAACAGCACGTACACTTGCAAATGCTGCTGCTCAGGAAATTTTGATCGCTCACTGGCAAGGAATTGTCAAGAGCCTTGCTAACTTTTTGAACATATTGAAAGTCAATCAT GTGCCTCCATTTCTTGTACGCAAAGTATTTACTCAAGTCTTTTCTTTCATCAATGTCCAATTATTTAACAG CCTTCTGCTGAGAAGAGAATGCTGTTCATTTAGCAATGGTGAGTATGTGAAAACTGGCTTGGCAGAACTGGAACACTGGTGCTACAAAGCAACTGATGAG TATGCAGGACTAGCTTGGGAGGAGCTCAAACATATAAGACAGGCAATTGGATTTTTG GTCATACACCAGAAGCCAAAGAAGACATTGGATGAAATAAGTCACGATCTCTGTCCT GTGCTTAGCATTCAACAACTTTACAGAATCAGCACAATGTATTGGGATGACAAATATGGCACACATAGCCTTTCGCCAGAT GTTATATCCAATATGCGTGTATTAATGACTGAAGACTCTAATAATGCAGTCAGCAATTCTTTTTTGCTTGATGATGATTCAAG CATACCGTTCTCAATTGATGACCTCTCTAAATCAATGGATCAGATTGATATTGCAGACATCGAACCACCCCCACTTATTCGAGAAAATTCAGGCTTCAGTTTCTTATTGCCACGTGCAGACTAA